The following proteins are encoded in a genomic region of Arthrobacter jiangjiafuii:
- a CDS encoding flagellar hook assembly protein FlgD, with product MPVEAVTPSSGVQTAAAAREPKQTMDSEVFMHLLVTQLRNQDPSSPMDTNQMISQTTELAMMEQLTTMAGLDEENFSLQMRTSAAALIGRTVSYTGTDGVSVTGVATSVSFVNAVPTVTVGGKEIQLDWISGVVDTPAAVPEPNPAPVIPPAPASDSVVETTPAGTGSASSTQPVS from the coding sequence ATGCCCGTTGAGGCAGTTACACCATCCAGCGGCGTCCAGACCGCTGCGGCCGCGCGTGAACCGAAACAGACCATGGACAGCGAGGTCTTCATGCATCTGCTGGTCACCCAGCTGCGGAACCAGGACCCCAGCTCGCCCATGGACACCAACCAGATGATTTCGCAGACCACGGAACTGGCGATGATGGAGCAGTTGACCACCATGGCCGGCCTGGACGAGGAGAACTTCTCCCTGCAGATGCGGACCTCGGCTGCCGCCCTGATCGGGCGGACCGTCTCCTACACCGGCACCGACGGCGTCTCAGTCACGGGGGTTGCCACCTCGGTTTCCTTCGTCAACGCGGTGCCCACCGTGACCGTCGGCGGCAAGGAAATCCAGCTCGACTGGATTTCCGGTGTCGTCGATACTCCGGCAGCCGTCCCCGAGCCCAATCCCGCACCCGTCATCCCGCCTGCCCCGGCGTCGGACTCTGTTGTGGAGACCACTCCCGCAGGCACCGGCTCCGCCTCGTCCACCCAACCCGTTAGCTGA
- a CDS encoding flagellar hook protein FlgE, translated as MLRSLYSGISGLRSHQTMLDVTGNNIANVNTAGYKASAVQFQDTLSQLTQGATAPAANAGGRNPAQVGLGVQVAGISTNFTQGSAQATGRGTDMMINGEGFFVTRQGAQVQYTRAGAFDIDASGRLVTSDGALVQGWKATDGVIADGGIPIDLTIPTDAIVPAAATNRATMAGNLPNDAATGTKLTRDLEMFDAEGGSTTVPVTFTKTEAGWDVAANGAETVLAFDGGKMTPATAAGAVLTVGTATVDLSAITGFAEVDTLAVTGQDGRSAGTLLSWSMGGDGTLVGSFSNGAKQSLGRIVLASFTNPGGLEKVGGSSYVATANSGDAVIGGPGVAGNGSVVAGSVEMSNVDLSQEFTNLIVAQRGFQANARIITTSDEVLQELTNLKR; from the coding sequence ATGCTCCGCTCCCTGTATTCCGGCATTTCCGGACTTCGTTCGCACCAGACCATGCTTGACGTCACCGGCAACAACATCGCCAACGTCAACACCGCCGGCTACAAAGCCTCAGCGGTCCAGTTCCAGGACACCCTGTCCCAGCTCACCCAGGGCGCCACGGCCCCGGCCGCCAACGCCGGCGGCCGCAACCCCGCCCAGGTGGGCCTCGGCGTGCAGGTCGCCGGAATCAGCACCAACTTCACGCAGGGCTCCGCCCAGGCCACCGGCCGCGGCACCGACATGATGATCAACGGCGAGGGCTTCTTCGTGACCCGCCAGGGCGCCCAGGTCCAGTACACCCGTGCCGGCGCCTTCGACATTGATGCCAGCGGCCGCCTGGTAACGTCCGACGGCGCGCTGGTCCAGGGCTGGAAGGCCACCGACGGCGTCATTGCCGACGGCGGAATCCCGATCGACCTCACCATCCCGACCGACGCCATTGTGCCCGCGGCCGCCACCAACCGTGCCACCATGGCGGGCAACCTGCCCAATGACGCAGCGACCGGCACCAAGCTGACCCGTGACCTGGAGATGTTCGACGCCGAGGGCGGGTCCACCACGGTGCCCGTCACCTTCACCAAGACGGAGGCCGGCTGGGATGTTGCCGCAAACGGCGCTGAGACCGTCCTAGCGTTCGACGGCGGGAAGATGACGCCGGCCACCGCGGCCGGCGCGGTGCTTACCGTCGGTACGGCAACCGTGGATCTCTCGGCCATCACCGGCTTCGCCGAGGTCGACACCCTGGCGGTCACCGGTCAGGACGGCCGCAGCGCCGGCACGCTCCTGTCCTGGTCCATGGGAGGCGACGGCACGCTGGTGGGATCCTTCTCCAACGGCGCCAAGCAGTCGCTGGGCCGCATTGTGCTGGCCAGCTTCACCAACCCCGGCGGCCTGGAGAAGGTCGGCGGCTCCTCCTATGTGGCAACGGCCAACTCCGGCGACGCCGTCATCGGTGGACCGGGCGTGGCGGGCAACGGCTCGGTAGTTGCCGGGTCAGTGGAAATGTCCAACGTGGACCTGTCCCAGGAATTCACCAACTTGATCGTCGCGCAGCGCGGCTTCCAGGCCAACGCTCGAATCATCACCACCTCGGATGAAGTGCTCCAGGAACTGACCAACCTCAAGCGCTAA
- a CDS encoding flagellar FlbD family protein, producing the protein MIVLTRLNDARFAINPDLIERIHSTPDTTLVMVDGAKYIVTESLTEVIELIAGYRAQVISMARDLPAMEFRPGQPLGLVPDVPAEPPAGGSPAAGKTVPLRPRNV; encoded by the coding sequence ATGATTGTTCTTACGCGGCTGAATGATGCCCGGTTCGCCATCAATCCAGACCTCATTGAGCGCATCCACTCCACCCCCGACACCACGCTGGTCATGGTGGACGGCGCCAAGTACATCGTCACGGAAAGCCTGACCGAAGTCATCGAGCTGATAGCGGGTTACCGGGCCCAGGTCATTTCCATGGCACGGGACCTGCCGGCGATGGAATTCCGCCCCGGACAGCCCCTTGGGCTGGTCCCCGACGTGCCCGCCGAGCCTCCCGCCGGCGGAAGTCCGGCCGCAGGCAAAACCGTGCCACTTCGCCCAAGGAACGTCTAA
- a CDS encoding motility protein A, whose amino-acid sequence MDLATIIGLVLAFGSLYAMITLEGSHLSAILIPAPMILVFGATLAVGLAGGTLKDFILSIKALPRAFKGKTPDPRETIASVVLLAEKARSEGLLALEKDAGEAENPFLRTALQNIADGTDGEELRVLLEDEIATKTATDKVPVKFFNALGGYAPTIGIIGTVVSLTHVLENLDTPSTLGPMIATAFVATLWGLLSANFLWLPISTRLKRLADLEADELVLLMEGVLALQAGSQPRLLGERLRAMVPAHALADTKEPKEPKAPKQPKASKEAA is encoded by the coding sequence ATGGATCTCGCAACAATCATCGGGCTGGTACTGGCCTTCGGGTCGCTTTACGCGATGATCACCCTCGAGGGATCCCACCTCTCGGCGATCCTGATCCCGGCCCCCATGATCCTGGTCTTCGGCGCCACCCTCGCGGTAGGGCTGGCCGGCGGGACGCTCAAGGACTTCATCCTGTCCATCAAGGCGCTGCCTCGGGCCTTCAAGGGCAAGACGCCGGATCCGCGGGAGACCATTGCCTCCGTGGTCCTGCTCGCCGAAAAGGCCCGCAGTGAAGGCCTCCTGGCGCTGGAAAAGGATGCCGGCGAGGCCGAAAACCCGTTCCTGCGCACCGCCCTGCAGAACATTGCCGACGGCACGGACGGCGAAGAGCTGCGGGTGTTGCTCGAGGATGAGATCGCCACCAAGACCGCAACCGACAAGGTTCCGGTCAAGTTCTTCAACGCCCTCGGCGGCTACGCGCCCACCATCGGCATCATCGGTACCGTCGTGTCCCTGACCCACGTGCTGGAGAACCTGGACACCCCATCCACCCTCGGCCCGATGATCGCCACCGCGTTCGTCGCGACCCTATGGGGACTGCTCTCGGCAAACTTCCTGTGGCTTCCGATCAGCACCCGGCTCAAGCGGCTCGCTGACCTGGAAGCGGATGAACTGGTCCTCCTGATGGAAGGCGTCCTGGCGTTGCAGGCCGGCAGCCAGCCGCGGCTTCTTGGCGAGCGGCTGCGGGCCATGGTTCCCGCCCATGCCCTCGCCGACACCAAGGAACCCAAAGAACCCAAGGCGCCGAAACAGCCCAAAGCTTCCAAAGAGGCGGCATGA
- a CDS encoding OmpA/MotB family protein, producing MSAPRRRRTRKEEEESHPDERWMASYMDMVTVLMCMFIVLFAMSTVDQKKFEELRESLATGFGQVESNTVDTAVGIIASPDQVDGTEALEPDATLPSPGVAEVEVPDVADPAALAAAAAEVQDLTLLKEQIRTGLQEKGLADTVRFEIDDRGLTIRLVSSEMFFAPDAADLTSQAVQVLQTIGPIVAPTSYHASVEGHTAQVRQITDNALDWELSSSRAVTVLRYLVEESGIGYTRVKAVGFGESRPLTAGTSPAELAQNRRVDIVVLSGQTEEVRQLMPGIVAGQPAAASH from the coding sequence ATGAGCGCACCGAGGCGCCGCCGCACCCGCAAGGAAGAAGAAGAAAGCCATCCCGACGAACGCTGGATGGCTTCCTACATGGACATGGTCACCGTGCTGATGTGCATGTTCATTGTCCTGTTCGCCATGTCCACGGTCGACCAGAAAAAGTTCGAGGAGCTGCGGGAGTCCTTGGCCACGGGCTTCGGCCAAGTGGAATCCAATACCGTGGACACCGCCGTCGGCATCATTGCCTCTCCCGACCAGGTGGATGGCACAGAAGCCCTTGAACCCGACGCCACTCTTCCCTCCCCGGGCGTAGCGGAGGTTGAGGTCCCGGACGTCGCCGATCCGGCCGCGCTGGCAGCCGCAGCCGCAGAGGTCCAGGACCTGACACTGCTCAAGGAACAGATCAGGACCGGCCTTCAGGAAAAGGGCCTGGCCGATACCGTTCGTTTTGAGATCGATGACCGCGGGCTGACCATCCGCTTGGTGAGCTCGGAGATGTTCTTCGCCCCAGACGCCGCAGACCTCACCTCCCAGGCCGTGCAGGTCCTGCAGACCATCGGCCCGATCGTCGCTCCGACCAGCTACCACGCCTCCGTGGAGGGGCATACCGCGCAGGTGCGCCAGATTACGGACAACGCCCTCGACTGGGAGCTGTCCTCCTCCCGGGCCGTGACCGTGCTGCGCTATCTGGTTGAGGAGTCCGGGATCGGCTATACCCGGGTCAAGGCCGTGGGCTTTGGCGAATCCCGGCCGCTGACGGCGGGAACTTCCCCTGCCGAGCTGGCGCAGAACCGCCGCGTGGACATTGTGGTGCTTTCCGGGCAGACCGAGGAGGTCCGGCAACTGATGCCGGGGATCGTCGCAGGTCAGCCTGCCGCCGCCTCGCACTAG
- a CDS encoding flagellar motor switch protein FliM has product MTVHETTALGVPSKNASPEAYDFRRPTTLAREHARVLEMAFDTFARQWGTQLTAKVRVLSQVTSERVEILSYDEYAAGLPAVTGMVLFNIPQVEAKAVIQFPTAAALSWVGHMLGGTGQRVSPERKFTQIEQALLGRIMDDALDDLHYSLGTLLRAPMTPSSIQYNSQFAQAAASADPMIVATFEMVVGETVAPATVAIPSEALLPQLDPVGSSPSTTPPAELIRGQLAHVPVKVLLQLDDITVKPAMVLNLAVGDVLNLGHARHRPLNVTVGGRRLAQAAAGSSGSRLAGVIVSTEENNL; this is encoded by the coding sequence GTGACGGTCCATGAAACAACTGCCCTTGGCGTGCCCTCGAAAAACGCCTCCCCTGAGGCCTACGATTTCCGCCGTCCCACCACCCTCGCGCGCGAGCATGCGAGGGTCCTGGAAATGGCCTTTGATACCTTTGCCCGCCAGTGGGGCACCCAGCTGACCGCCAAGGTCCGGGTGCTCTCCCAGGTCACCAGCGAGCGGGTGGAAATCCTCAGCTACGACGAGTACGCCGCCGGCCTGCCGGCCGTGACCGGAATGGTCCTGTTCAACATCCCCCAGGTCGAGGCCAAGGCAGTCATCCAGTTCCCCACCGCCGCAGCCCTGTCCTGGGTAGGGCACATGCTCGGCGGCACGGGCCAGCGGGTTTCACCGGAACGTAAATTCACCCAGATCGAACAGGCGCTGCTGGGCCGGATCATGGACGACGCGCTGGATGACCTGCACTACTCCCTCGGCACGCTGCTGCGGGCGCCGATGACGCCGTCGTCGATCCAGTACAACTCCCAGTTCGCCCAGGCAGCGGCCTCCGCGGACCCCATGATCGTGGCGACATTCGAAATGGTTGTCGGCGAGACGGTTGCGCCCGCGACTGTCGCCATTCCATCCGAGGCGCTGCTGCCCCAGCTGGATCCGGTAGGAAGTTCCCCTTCCACCACGCCCCCGGCGGAACTGATCCGCGGCCAGCTTGCCCACGTACCGGTGAAAGTCCTGCTGCAGCTGGACGACATCACGGTCAAACCCGCAATGGTCCTGAACCTTGCCGTCGGCGATGTCCTGAACCTGGGCCACGCCCGCCACCGTCCCCTGAACGTCACCGTTGGAGGCCGCAGGCTGGCCCAAGCAGCGGCAGGGTCAAGCGGTTCACGCCTGGCCGGCGTCATTGTCAGTACCGAGGAGAATAACTTATGA
- the fliN gene encoding flagellar motor switch protein FliN translates to MSIPTSLHTDAASALVRLLPTAMVLEPLPYAGPGMPLEETAASVTASFVGSESADLALVLNSNTPLADVAGSDSPLLSEADILRPALEAAGSTLGVGVLGDARVEDASALFSHPSTVIFELHAPEGRAGWFAIRLRDTAHGLGSDSAMAGKLSRINNVEMALTVAIGHTRMAVRDVLNLEPGRVVELDRSAGAPADILLNGRLIANGEVVVIDQDYAVRITKILDVAEGLS, encoded by the coding sequence ATGAGCATCCCCACATCCCTGCACACAGACGCCGCATCGGCCCTGGTCCGTCTGCTTCCGACCGCGATGGTCCTGGAACCGCTGCCGTACGCCGGTCCCGGAATGCCGCTGGAGGAAACAGCGGCGTCAGTCACCGCGTCCTTTGTCGGTTCCGAATCGGCAGACCTGGCCCTGGTCCTGAACAGCAACACCCCGCTGGCTGACGTGGCCGGGTCGGACTCGCCCCTGCTTTCCGAAGCCGACATCCTGCGCCCGGCGCTCGAAGCTGCCGGCTCCACCCTCGGCGTCGGAGTCCTGGGCGACGCCCGGGTCGAGGACGCGTCAGCGCTCTTCAGCCACCCGTCCACCGTCATCTTTGAGCTGCACGCACCCGAGGGCCGCGCGGGCTGGTTCGCGATCCGGCTGCGGGACACCGCGCACGGACTGGGCAGCGACTCCGCCATGGCAGGCAAGCTCAGCCGCATCAACAACGTCGAGATGGCCCTGACAGTGGCCATCGGGCATACCCGGATGGCGGTCCGCGACGTCCTGAACCTTGAGCCGGGCCGCGTGGTGGAGCTTGACCGTTCCGCAGGTGCGCCCGCCGACATCCTGCTGAACGGCCGGTTGATCGCCAACGGCGAGGTAGTGGTCATCGACCAGGACTACGCCGTGCGCATCACGAAGATCCTGGACGTGGCCGAGGGGCTCAGCTAG
- the fliO gene encoding flagellar biosynthetic protein FliO — protein sequence METATLALRVLVSLGAVLALIWWFQRRLTRDARNSGAEPLVKVVTRQAISPKASVVVVETGGQRFLLGVTEASVNVLHTSEAEQPAAASFEDYLEAAGAGNKDTGPKGTVDTTLGDPASLHAPRRRAEGPAHALNGQPAHSESPLAGSVLSPSTWRQAAAAVRRGRNG from the coding sequence GTGGAAACAGCCACACTTGCGCTGCGGGTCCTGGTTTCCCTCGGCGCCGTCCTGGCGTTGATCTGGTGGTTCCAGCGCCGGCTCACCCGGGATGCACGGAACTCCGGAGCCGAGCCGCTGGTGAAGGTAGTGACCCGGCAGGCCATCAGCCCCAAGGCGTCAGTGGTGGTGGTGGAAACCGGCGGCCAGCGCTTCCTCCTGGGTGTCACCGAGGCCTCCGTCAATGTGCTGCACACGTCCGAGGCGGAACAGCCGGCGGCGGCGTCCTTCGAGGACTACCTTGAAGCCGCCGGGGCCGGGAACAAGGACACCGGGCCCAAGGGCACCGTGGACACAACCCTGGGGGATCCTGCCAGCCTGCACGCTCCGCGGCGGCGCGCGGAAGGACCGGCGCATGCCCTGAACGGGCAGCCGGCGCATTCCGAATCGCCCCTGGCCGGGTCCGTGCTCTCACCGTCCACCTGGCGCCAGGCCGCTGCCGCAGTACGCCGGGGCAGGAACGGGTGA
- the fliP gene encoding flagellar type III secretion system pore protein FliP (The bacterial flagellar biogenesis protein FliP forms a type III secretion system (T3SS)-type pore required for flagellar assembly.), which translates to MSAALRRPLPGRAPGSPLRLLTLALLAAGLLLAVLLVTAGPSHAVTFDPTAPADPTAPTDPAAPGDGEGLTIDINGADGGPSSAVVTLIGITLLSVAPSLLLMMTSFTKIFVVLAMTRNALSLPSIPPNQVLAGLALFLSLFIMAPVLTEINTIAVQPFLNGELTFDGALNTGGGPLQQFMLAHTREEDVALMTRAANRENPENPESVPMLTLIPAFMISELRAAFIIGFVIFIPFLVIDLVVSAALMSMGMMMLPPVMISLPFKILLFILVDGWGLVITSLINSYQGGT; encoded by the coding sequence GTGAGCGCCGCTCTTCGGCGTCCCCTGCCGGGCCGCGCCCCGGGAAGCCCCCTGCGGCTCCTGACGCTTGCGCTGCTGGCAGCCGGCCTGTTGCTGGCGGTCCTCCTGGTCACTGCGGGACCGTCCCATGCCGTCACCTTCGACCCCACGGCACCGGCTGACCCGACGGCGCCCACCGACCCCGCCGCCCCCGGCGACGGGGAAGGCCTGACCATCGACATCAACGGAGCCGACGGCGGTCCGTCCTCCGCCGTCGTGACCCTGATCGGGATCACGCTGCTCTCGGTGGCGCCGTCGCTGCTGCTGATGATGACGTCCTTCACCAAGATCTTCGTGGTGCTGGCCATGACGCGCAACGCGCTGTCGCTGCCCTCGATTCCGCCGAACCAGGTCCTGGCCGGCCTGGCCCTGTTCCTGTCGCTGTTCATCATGGCTCCGGTGCTGACGGAGATCAACACGATCGCCGTCCAGCCCTTCCTCAACGGCGAGTTGACGTTCGACGGCGCCCTGAACACCGGAGGCGGGCCGCTGCAGCAGTTCATGCTGGCGCATACCCGCGAGGAGGACGTGGCGCTGATGACCCGCGCCGCGAACCGGGAAAATCCGGAAAACCCGGAATCGGTGCCAATGCTGACACTGATTCCCGCGTTCATGATTTCCGAGCTGCGGGCCGCCTTCATCATCGGGTTCGTTATCTTCATTCCGTTCCTGGTGATCGACCTGGTCGTCTCCGCGGCGCTGATGTCCATGGGCATGATGATGCTCCCGCCGGTGATGATCTCCCTGCCGTTCAAGATCCTGCTGTTCATCCTCGTGGACGGCTGGGGGCTGGTCATCACCTCCCTGATCAACAGTTATCAGGGCGGCACCTGA
- the fliQ gene encoding flagellar biosynthesis protein FliQ — MDTNSVLDIGLQGLWVAAKLSAPVLITALVVGFAVSLVQSITQIQEVTLSFVPKAIAVGIALLVCGHWMISEMVSFTNEMFARIPQLLGGG, encoded by the coding sequence ATGGATACGAATTCAGTCCTGGACATTGGCCTGCAGGGATTATGGGTAGCCGCCAAGCTCTCCGCCCCGGTGCTGATCACCGCCCTGGTGGTCGGCTTTGCCGTGTCCCTGGTGCAGTCCATCACCCAGATCCAGGAAGTGACCCTCTCCTTCGTGCCCAAGGCCATCGCCGTCGGGATCGCCCTGCTGGTGTGCGGGCACTGGATGATTTCCGAGATGGTGTCCTTCACCAACGAGATGTTCGCGAGAATTCCGCAGCTGCTTGGCGGAGGCTGA
- a CDS encoding flagellar biosynthetic protein FliR — protein sequence MGISVNQEWLEAVMLAGARMVAFLVVAPPFSYNAIPARVKAMLGIGLALAVAPVASEGYTSLGTADYFTALVLELFVGFVLGFLVLVIFSALQSAGNLIDLFGGFSLAQGFDPQSMVNGAQFTRLFQMTALALLFASDGYQLIIGGLMRSFSALPLGGGLDLADPVSTMVSAVTQMFVAAVQIAGPLLVVLFLADAGLGLLTRVAPALNAFALGFPLKILMTLTLGSVVFVALPRIVAAVTQDIVRALSGVG from the coding sequence GTGGGAATCAGCGTCAACCAGGAATGGCTGGAGGCGGTGATGCTGGCAGGTGCACGGATGGTCGCGTTCCTGGTGGTCGCGCCCCCTTTTTCCTATAACGCGATTCCCGCCCGGGTGAAGGCGATGCTCGGCATCGGACTCGCCCTGGCTGTGGCGCCGGTCGCCAGCGAGGGCTACACGTCGCTGGGCACCGCAGACTACTTCACCGCTCTGGTGCTGGAACTCTTTGTGGGTTTTGTGCTGGGGTTCCTGGTGCTGGTGATCTTCTCCGCGCTGCAGTCCGCGGGCAACCTGATCGACCTCTTCGGCGGATTCAGCCTGGCCCAGGGCTTTGATCCGCAGTCCATGGTCAACGGCGCCCAGTTCACGCGGCTCTTCCAGATGACGGCGCTGGCGCTGCTGTTCGCGTCCGACGGCTACCAGCTGATCATCGGCGGGCTGATGCGCAGCTTCTCCGCGCTTCCGCTGGGCGGAGGACTGGACCTTGCCGATCCCGTGTCCACCATGGTTTCCGCCGTGACCCAGATGTTCGTGGCAGCAGTGCAGATTGCCGGACCGCTGCTGGTGGTGCTGTTCCTCGCCGACGCCGGCCTGGGCCTGCTGACCCGCGTGGCCCCTGCGCTGAACGCCTTTGCGCTCGGCTTCCCGTTGAAGATCCTGATGACGCTGACTTTGGGCTCAGTGGTCTTCGTGGCCCTGCCGCGCATTGTGGCGGCCGTGACCCAGGACATCGTCCGGGCCCTGTCGGGAGTGGGCTAG
- a CDS encoding EscU/YscU/HrcU family type III secretion system export apparatus switch protein, which produces MAEADSGEKTEQATPKRMKEVREKGQLSRSEDLTAWVGVGAAGAMMPMTLSRGAQAGSEGLLGVDVIAQNPDPLLALTILDDGLAALGFIMGPLLGVVAGAVLLTAALQGGIHVKKFKGKYEQFNLISGVKRVFGTQALWNGVKALLKTAVVGLVLYIVIQGLMPVLTTAGGLPVAAVLEAAGGGVASLLQAAVAAGLALAVADIFVVQKRNRKRTRMTLKEVRDENKNTEGDPLIKSQRRSRQLAMSRNRMMAAVGDADVVLVNPTHVAVALKYEPGKSAPRVTAKGSGTIATRIREEAETKKVPMVRDIPLARALHASCELGQEIPPDLYNAVARILAFVMALKTRGSASGVHTMAPVQGLPVTSTPSHRKAAT; this is translated from the coding sequence ATGGCTGAGGCGGATTCCGGCGAAAAGACCGAACAGGCGACACCCAAGCGGATGAAGGAGGTCCGCGAAAAGGGCCAACTCTCCCGCTCCGAGGACCTCACCGCCTGGGTCGGCGTTGGTGCGGCCGGTGCCATGATGCCCATGACACTCAGCCGCGGCGCGCAGGCTGGATCCGAGGGGCTCCTGGGCGTGGACGTGATTGCCCAGAACCCGGACCCGCTGCTGGCGCTGACCATTCTCGACGACGGGCTGGCAGCCCTGGGCTTCATCATGGGCCCGCTGCTGGGTGTCGTGGCGGGCGCCGTGCTGCTGACCGCGGCACTCCAGGGCGGGATCCACGTCAAAAAGTTCAAGGGCAAGTACGAACAGTTCAACCTGATCTCCGGAGTGAAGCGGGTGTTCGGCACGCAGGCGCTCTGGAACGGGGTGAAGGCCCTGCTGAAAACCGCCGTGGTGGGCCTGGTCCTGTACATCGTGATCCAGGGCCTGATGCCGGTCCTCACCACCGCCGGCGGGCTTCCCGTGGCAGCTGTGCTGGAGGCTGCAGGCGGGGGCGTGGCCTCACTGCTGCAGGCAGCGGTGGCTGCCGGACTGGCCCTTGCCGTTGCGGATATCTTCGTGGTGCAGAAGCGGAACCGGAAACGGACCCGGATGACGCTCAAGGAGGTCCGGGACGAGAACAAGAACACCGAAGGTGATCCGCTCATCAAGTCCCAGCGCCGTTCGCGGCAGCTGGCGATGAGCCGCAACCGGATGATGGCCGCCGTCGGGGACGCCGACGTCGTCCTGGTGAACCCCACGCACGTGGCCGTCGCGCTGAAATACGAACCCGGGAAGTCCGCGCCGCGCGTCACTGCCAAGGGTTCGGGCACCATCGCCACCCGCATCCGCGAGGAAGCGGAAACCAAGAAGGTGCCCATGGTCCGCGACATTCCGCTGGCCCGGGCACTGCACGCATCGTGCGAGCTGGGACAGGAAATCCCACCAGACCTCTATAACGCCGTAGCGAGGATCCTGGCATTCGTGATGGCCCTCAAGACCCGCGGCTCCGCATCGGGCGTCCACACCATGGCCCCGGTCCAGGGCCTCCCCGTTACCTCAACTCCCTCCCACCGTAAGGCGGCGACGTGA